A genomic segment from Micropterus dolomieu isolate WLL.071019.BEF.003 ecotype Adirondacks linkage group LG03, ASM2129224v1, whole genome shotgun sequence encodes:
- the si:dkey-30e9.6 gene encoding uncharacterized protein si:dkey-30e9.6, whose amino-acid sequence MAPQSLLHPLSSFCFEEKTKFSASQNLSFARSKWFALPETESQSDVGSIKPPDFSLKLYRSVSVPQKKEKRKTHSNLTVPQPYETKRRTGVFLPEVLHEKYHSEDPPKFTTSHRPPDAQEYELTFVKTGKYPSGPYKNPKPHNFRPLNEDLPGMVTTYERDPGNLNFKLKHMDIIRTTRCQSDFNSRSTKTKMDTYKTAEPRWDARLILPQPLWPPKSASYTRHRRRREAYSAFLDRVEEKLSRSWKNC is encoded by the exons ATGGCTCCCCAGAGTTTGTTGCATCCACTGTCCTCATTCTGCTTTGAGGAAAAAACCAAATTCTCCGCCAGTCAGAATCTGTCTTTTGCAAGAAGCAAATGGTTCGCACTCCCCGAGACTGAGAGCCAAAGCGACGTGGGGAGCATCAAGCCACCAGATTTCTCTCTTAAACTGTACAGATCTGTGTCAGTTcctcaaaagaaagaaaaaagaaagacacattCAAATCTAACTGTGCCTCAACCTTATGAAACAAAGAGGAGAACTGGAGTATTTCTACCAGAGGTTTTACATGAGAAGTACCACAGTGAAGACCCTCCAAAGTTCACCACATCACACCGGCCTCCTGATGCTCAGGAATATGAGCTGACTTTTGTCAAGACAGGGAAGTACCCTTCTGGACCTTACAAGAACCCCAAACCACATAACTTCAGACCG CTTAATGAGGACCTTCCAGGAATGGTTACTACATATGAGAGAGATCCTGGTAACctgaattttaaattaaagcatATGGACATTA ttcgGACCACTAGATGCCAGTCAGATTTTAATTCAAGGTCCACCAAGACAAAGATGGACACCTATAAAACTGCAGAGCCAAGATGGGATGCAAGGCTCATACTTCCTCAGCCGCTCTGGCCTCCAAAATCAGCGTCCTATACT agacacagacgaAGAAGAGAAGCATACAGCGCATTCTTGGACCGTGTGGAGGAGAAACTCTCAAGATCGTGGAAAAATTGCTAA
- the arl4aa gene encoding ADP-ribosylation factor-like 4aa, protein MGNGLSEQPSFFSGISFFQSFHIAILGLDSAGKTTVLYRLQFNEFVNTVPTKGFNAEKVKLSLGGHRTGTFHFWDVGGQEKLRPLWKSYTRCTDGIIFVVDSVDAERMEEAKTELHKIAKTSENQGVPLLVVANKQDLRHSLGLAEIEKLLALKELGPATPWHLQPACAIIGDGLREGLERLHDMVLKRRKALRQQKKKR, encoded by the coding sequence ATGGGGAACGGATTGTCAGAGCAACCTAGCTTCTTCTCAGGCATCTCGTTCTTCCAGTCTTTTCACATCGCCATCCTCGGGCTGGACTCCGCTGGGAAGACCACCGTTCTGTACAGACTGCAATTTAATGAGTTTGTGAACACGGTGCCCACCAAAGGTTTTAATGCAGAGAAGGTCAAGCTGTCTCTGGGCGGCCACAGGACTGGGACGTTCCACTTCTGGGATGTAGGTGGCCAGGAGAAGCTACGCCCCCTGTGGAAGTCGTACACGCGTTGCACGGACGGCATCATATTTGTGGTGGACTCTGTGGATGCAGAGCGCATGGAGGAGGCCAAAACGGAGCTCCATAAAATTGCCAAGACCTCTGAAAATCAGGGGGTGCCCCTGCTGGTGGTAGCCAACAAACAGGACTTGAGGCACTCTTTGGGACTTGCTGAAATTGAGAAGTTGCTGGCGTTGAAAGAACTCGGCCCTGCAACTCCCTGGCACCTTCAGCCAGCCTGCGCTATCATAGGAGACGGACTCAGGGAGGGCCTGGAGAGACTCCATGATATGGTTCTTAAAAGGAGAAAGGCACTCCGGcagcagaagaaaaagagataa